Proteins encoded in a region of the Candidatus Latescibacterota bacterium genome:
- a CDS encoding motility protein A: MDFATIIGLLVGLSLISISIIQGGNAAGFINVPSLLTTIGGALSATLISFPLKTMFRVFSVTMKTFMHKDKTLSEAITSIVGYAEKARKEGMLSLEEEAENEEDLFLQKGLMLAVDGTESELLSAIMYNEMASVESRHEEGQNILKTMATFFPAFGMIGTLVGLVQMLSQMNDPSKIGPGMAVALLTTFYGAFAANLVCLPLAEKLKGRSMKEIQRMELILDGIMAIKSGDTPRVVGEKLKAFVSPRERALIDMDDKKA, from the coding sequence TTGGATTTCGCGACGATCATAGGTCTGCTTGTAGGACTCAGCCTGATCTCCATTTCGATCATCCAGGGTGGTAACGCGGCCGGATTTATAAACGTACCTTCACTTCTGACGACGATCGGTGGCGCACTTTCGGCTACATTGATCAGTTTTCCGCTGAAGACCATGTTCAGGGTCTTCAGTGTCACGATGAAGACTTTCATGCACAAGGACAAGACTCTGAGCGAGGCGATAACGTCGATTGTAGGTTACGCGGAAAAAGCCAGAAAAGAGGGAATGCTCTCCCTGGAGGAAGAGGCAGAGAATGAAGAGGACCTGTTTCTGCAGAAGGGGTTGATGCTGGCTGTCGATGGTACCGAATCGGAATTGCTCAGCGCGATCATGTATAACGAGATGGCTTCGGTGGAGAGCAGACACGAGGAGGGGCAGAACATTCTGAAGACCATGGCCACCTTTTTCCCCGCATTCGGAATGATCGGCACGCTGGTCGGACTGGTGCAGATGCTCAGTCAGATGAACGATCCGAGCAAGATAGGCCCCGGTATGGCCGTAGCCCTGCTCACCACATTCTATGGGGCTTTCGCGGCGAACCTCGTTTGCCTCCCTCTCGCCGAGAAATTGAAAGGCAGGTCGATGAAGGAGATCCAGAGGATGGAATTGATCCTCGACGGTATTATGGCAATCAAGTCTGGAGACACACCGAGAGTGGTAGGCGAGAAACTTAAGGCTTTCGTATCTCCCCGGGAAAGAGCCCTGATAGATATGGACGACAAGAAAGCCTAG